The proteins below come from a single Sander vitreus isolate 19-12246 chromosome 15, sanVit1, whole genome shotgun sequence genomic window:
- the stk17al gene encoding serine/threonine kinase 17a like → MLDSAKMSKNGMVTKIHTRIRSDPFTANYDLVGRELLGRGKFAVVKKCIEKATGKQWAAKFLRKRRKGEDCRMDILNEIAVLESAKANPYVVALHEVYETNNEIILVLECAAGGEIFNQCVADSDEAFTEKDVIRLAKQILNGVAFLHRNNVVHLDLKPQNILLTSARPLGDIRIVDFGLSRRMDKIIEVREILGTPEYVAPEILNYEPISTATDMWSIGVLTYVMLTGESPFLGDEKQQTFLNISQVNVDYSQDTFEGISSLAVDFIKSLLVKNPRKRATAEECLNHPWLNSLPHPNSHPHLHTRSASSLDEPEMSQSESEPESPVTSPELDLIGSYLTCPGQGGLKTGRDTFSFSEPPFPTRPEIKQELIC, encoded by the exons ATGCTAGATTCAGCAAAGATGAGCAAGAACGGAATGGTGACAAAAATCCACACGAGGATAAGATCTGACCCGTTCACAGCCAATTACGATCTGGTCGGCAGAGAACTCCTGGGCAG GGGAAAGTTTGCGGTGGTAAAAAAGTGCATTGAGAAGGCAACAGGGAAGCAGTGGGCTGCCAAGTTTCTGCGAAAGCGACGGAAGGGTGAGGACTGCCGCATGGACATCTTAAACGAGATCGCCGTGCTGGAGTCAGCCAAGGCAAACCCCTATGTGGTTGCTCTGCATGAGGTCTACGAAACCAACAACGAAATCATCCTCGTTCTGGAGTG CGCCGCCGGTGGTGAAATCTTCAACCAATGTGTTGCTGATAGCGATGAGGCCTTTACTGAGAAAGATGTAATCCGGCTGGCCAAGCAGATCCTGAATGGAGTGGCCTTCCTACATCGGAACAATGTGGTGCATCTGGATCTGAAA CCCCAGAACATCTTGCTGACCTCTGCTAGACCTCTGGGGGACATTCGCATTGTGGACTTTGGCTTATCCAGACGCATGGACAAAATCATAGAAGTCAGGGAGATCCTGGGTACCCCAGAGTATGTTG CACCAGAGATCCTGAACTATGAACCGATTAGCACTGCAACGGACATGTG GAGTATCGGGGTCCTGACCTATGTCATGCTGACGGGCGAGTCTCCCTTTCTGGGTGACGAAAAGCAGCAGACATTCCTCAACATCTCCCAAGTCAACGTAGACTACTCGCAGGACACGTTCGAGGGGATCTCCTCCCTGGCTGTTGACTTCATCAAGTCCTTGTTGGTTAAAAACCCCAG gaAGAGAGCCACTGCAGAAGAATGCCTCAACCACCCCTGGCTGAACTCACTCCCCCATCCCAACTCCCACCCGCACCTCCACACCAGGTCGGCCTCCTCCCTGGACGAGCCGGAGATGAGCCAATCGGAGTCAGAGCCCGAGAGCCCGGTTACCTCCCCCGAGCTGGACTTGATCGGTTCATACCTCACGTGCCCGGGCCAGGGTGGGCTGAAGACAGGCCGTGACACCTTCTCCTTCAGCGAGCCCCCCTTTCCCACACGGCCTGAGATAAAGCAGGAACTGATCTGCTGA